The genomic stretch ACTGAATGTTCCAGCTCTCTGTAACAGTGTACGAGTTAGCTACGCTAGCTGTAGACTTAAGGCATTTTCTCTCTGTACATGCCATGCCGCACTGAACTTTTGGTTGAGGTCTGTAGTGTTTGTTAATTTGGCAGATTAACGATGGCGAGGATACCAAGACGACTTCGGGACTTGAACCTTACAATGCATGATGCAGAACATGTGCAGCTTGCTGAAGAAAATCTGCAAGGTCCTCCAGAGATTGATAATATAGTACCAGGAAGATCTCATGAACCCACTAGCCAAATCAAGATAATTTGTAAGTTTCCATGACTAATCTTCTTCGGAATGAGGTTTTTATTATACTGGTTTCTGACGTGTTGGGATATTCATGCTTGCAGGGTCAAATGGAGAGACGCGGCAGATTGTAGGGGAATTTCGGCTGAAGAATTTATCCCAGGTACATGGAGGAAAGATAATTGTGGAGACTAACGAAAAAGGTGTCCGAATGAAAGGTCTGGTTCCATTCTTAGTAGCTCTCTTAGCGACGTTGCAGAGAACTCCACATTTGCACCACTGAACATTCCAAGATGGGACAATGAATTATTTGTCCAGAGAAAGAACAACATGATCAAGGATGTAGAGGTACATCATCACATACATCATTTTTTGATGTATCATCACATACATCTTTATTGTCATTTCACATGAAACAATTAAATTTACTTTGTTGAAGGAGAAATTTGTCTATCCATCTGAGACAAAGCAGCTTACACGAGACTGGGTCCTAATGACTGTTTGCAAAAGATGGAGAGCCTACAAATCTCGCTTGaagaaaaaatatttcaaacgaAAAGAGAGGTCTCTCCAGGAAATTATTAGTGATGTTCCAATAGGTGTTAATAAGCATCAATGGGAGACTCTAGTTGGAATGTGGTGCAAGGATTCACACATGGTTATTATCGCATCCTTTCATGCTCAAACTGAACTCCAAAATTAGTTTGCTAACATTACGTGTCTGCATCTAATTTGTTTGCAGAAGTTATGCGAGAAAAATACAGAGTGTGCGAAGCAACAGAAGAATCCACACACAACCGGGAGAAAAAGCCATGCCAGGCTACAAAAAGAGATGGTGACAACGATACTTTTCATAGTCTTTATTACATGACAAATCAATTATCTTGAAAAATAACTATTAGTGGACCTAACATACTTTGCTGGATAGGAAATCAAAAGGAAAGCACCAATCCACAAGATTGACCTATGGGATAAAGCTCATAAGAAAAAAGATGACAATTACACAAGCGACAATGTGAAGACAATAATGGTACATTCTACTTATTTTGTCTACAGTCCAACATACAATCTATTCCATAGTATAGTAAAGAATTAATAATTATTCCTATTCAATTGGATGCAGCTAATGAGGAGTTAAAAAAAAGGAAAATTGATCATAATGGTAGCCTTTCCATTGACGATTATACTGAAGCCTTTAAAGGTGCACTTAATAAAAGGGCAAAACTTCGAGGTTACTATGATGAAAAGTATTGGAGCGGAGTAAATGTTTCTCAGGGGATAACTTTTGTTGGGAAATCTGATCAAGAAAATCTTCAGTTTGAAGTACACATGGTGAAAGATAATGTAGAAAATGTCAAAGATGATGTAGAGGACATCAAAGGTGATGTAAAGGAAGTCAAAGGTGATGTAGGGGATGTCAGAGGTCAGATGGCTATGATTGCTGCATTCCTTGCCAAAAAGTTTCCTGGAGAGATTTGCAGAAATGAAGTGGATTCTCCTACAGAAAATTATCAAGTTACCATATCAAAAGCAGTTATATTTGTGCAAAGATGAAATTAATGAACACTGATATAGTATTACCATAATTTTATTGCAGGTCACTCCACATGACAGAGATAACAATCTCCAATCTAAATCTTATAATGTTCTTGAACAATCAAATAATGATGTGCAGGAGCCACAAACTACCATGCAGGTAATGTAATGGGGTTTTTATGTACTATTTAATGCAGATCCATTCTAATGTCTTAGAACTATTGCTTTAATAGGAGTTGCAGCAAACCAAATCAAAAGAGGGTTGTGGCAATGCGCATTTACCACACGAACATGTGATCACTAAGGTGTGTTAACTAACTTGTACTCAATTATCAATTATCTCCTGCCAGTAATTTTGGGATTGGTTGAACCCTTTTAGTAGTTAAATATTGGAAAGCAATCTTATCATTAAGTTAAAACTTTGTGAAATATTGACCTTTTGGTTTGCACTGTAACCTGTTTGGGTTCGTATATACCTTCCTAGTAATCTTAACCTACGTGCAAGAACTTATCTAGATTTTTATCAATGATGATGATGACATCTTTTCCTATTAAATTGCAGAATGTCCATACTGAAAATAATCTTgtagtgcagcaaggtggccctgAACCAAGTTTACGACTTCACCAAGTCACTAACCAGGTAAACATATGCTACATATCTAAATGACAATGATTGTACAAGAGGTTGTCTAATTTTGTATGTAAGTGCAAGTTAAATGACATTATTATGAAACACCAATCCCATTTTGACAAGGTCGTTTCAAAAAATGTCGTGCCACCGCTAGCAGATCATAAGTCAGATTCAACCAAGTATTAAAAAATTGTATTGCATACAACAGCAACATGATTTGGCCCGATGGGACCAAAAGTTAGTCACACACATATCATTGCTGCTCCAAGAGATCTCGTATTCAAAGAAACTAATTAATCAATTTTGAATTTATACATGAGTACTAATAAAACACCAAACTTGCATACATGGTCTTTTTGGTGGAAACCTTGCATAGATGTTGAGGAACACCCTGGCCCTTGAATATTAGGTCAATTCTGTTTTTAGTGTATAAATTTACATGACTTGAACTTCATTTGTTTGCTTGCTGCATTCTTGCAAAGTTTTCACAATAAATAATTTTGTAATAAGACTTTAATCTAATTTGAAAGCAAAGTGCGCAACCGAAAGTGCGTGTGGAATAAGGCTCCTTACTAACTTCATGTAATATAACTCTTCAAAACTATCATTCTTGATTATAGTTGACCATGTGTCTCGTTTCACGCGTATTCCTATTTAATTGCAGAATGATCATGCTCAAAATAGCAATGCAACCAAGCCAGATGGTCATCACCAAGTCACAAAGCAGGTACATATAGGCTAGATATCCAGATGACAATGATTATATAATGGATAGTTGGTCCAATTATTTGTGAAATTGTTCTTATTTGTGTAAAATGAAATCTTCTCAGGTTCATCAATAACAAATGTTTCATTTCTTGAAAAATAGGATAAAGTTGAAGTCGTGTTGTATTCGATGAACTTGAGAAACAAAGACAAACTTGTGGCCAAAGGAACTTTAGAGAGTAAAGAGAAAACATATGTGGTTGGAGGAAACATGCTTGGAGTGCAATACGTTGCAGTTCGTGTTCGCGGCTGTACATATCTAGGAGATGAGAAACTAGTTAGACCATATGAAAAATTCCAAACAGTAAGGGATGCTATGGGTTCTGTTATTGCTTGGCCTCGCTCACATGTAAGTATGTTCCCATTCAAGCAATGTGTATGCTCCAATCTGCACATGTGTGATATGTTATTTATCAGGAATCTTCCTTTTTAGGTAAAAATAGTTAAGCCAACCCCTCCAGCACAACCACAGAGCATTGGTATGATACATTTCTTACAATTTCATCAAAGAATCTCTCTTATCTTGCACTTCTCTATAAACATGTGTTCATGTAAATGTTGTTCTTTCTCCCTTTCAGGACGGTGAGGATTTGAAAAGTGAGTGCATTAAAGGAGCTAGGAGTGGCTGGGGAGCACTTGAAAAGGGAGTGCACTGGAGGAGTCG from Triticum urartu cultivar G1812 unplaced genomic scaffold, Tu2.1 TuUngrouped_contig_9377, whole genome shotgun sequence encodes the following:
- the LOC125532208 gene encoding uncharacterized protein LOC125532208, yielding MQELQQTKSKEGCGNAHLPHEHVITKNVHTENNLVVQQGGPEPSLRLHQVTNQNDHAQNSNATKPDGHHQVTKQDKVEVVLYSMNLRNKDKLVAKGTLESKEKTYVVGGNMLGVQYVAVRVRGCTYLGDEKLVRPYEKFQTVRDAMGSVIAWPRSHVKIVKPTPPAQPQSIGR